GTCCAGGTCGACGCGGTGAGTCAGAGCCCAGAGGCAGGTGGGAACCCTTGTACTTAGGCCGGGGCTCGTTGTTTCCCCAGGCCTTCTCTGCCTTAATCTGTCCTTTCTCCCTCATTGCTCCTGCCCCAAAGATAAACACATTTCTTCTCTAGTGCCCACCTGTCTCCTACCTTACTCCGCCTTCTCGCAGGTGAAGGTTCTCAATCTAGACGGCGCCACGTCCTCTTTGGCCTCCCTCCAGAGGCCGTCGGGAAGATTCTCCAGAACAGCGATAATACTCATTAAGTGGAGGCTGTGGTTACCAGAGAATCCCTCTGACTGCTTCCCTGCCATCTTCTCAATCCTTGTGATCAGATGTTTTGAGTCGTGGGATTCTGGAGAATAGAGACCATCAGATTGCAGGATCTaggcttctttttccttttgcatctTCTCACTTGCAACCTGGCCTTTACTCGATCTCTGAGACTCAATTTCATGAAGTGAATACTGTCATTCTTGCTAATTATTAGTAATTCAGCTTAAACTCATCTTAGCCATGGATAAGAGGTATGCAGTGTAATTGCGATTCATTTCTCAGTTATGTTCCCATGTTCAGTTTGAGGCCATAGTCAATTAATGAGTTTGAAATGTCTCCAAATGTGTTACTTTATATGTGAGGAACATTTATATGTTTGGTATCTTGGTACAACATATCTCGCTTTACTCTGATTCAGCTGCATGTCTACAGTTCTTCGCTAGAATCTTATTTGTCTGATTTGCATAGATTGTTGGTGATTTGTGTTTGTTGAAATGATAGTGTCAATAAACTACTCAAAAAGCTGTACCTGTAGAGAGGGAGACTTATAGGTAAACAAGAGTGCAGTGTGACACAGTTGCTGATAGGGCGGTGTACAAAGTGCCATTAGGACCCCAGGAGAGAGAAAGTAAGTTAAGCATGTCAGGAACCCTTCATAGTGGAAGTGACTTTTGTGGAGCTTCTTAAAGGATTGTTAGGAGTTGGTGAGctagatgagagagaaagagaggaagagggagattgagaaaggaaaaaggcacATCAAGCCAAGAGGGAGACAAACGGCTGTGAGGATGTGGAAGCAAAAGAGAATGTGGTGAGTCTAGAGAATGGCAAATCATCTGGTTCAGAGATCTGTTGAGAGGAGAGATGGAAGATGAGTCTGGAGAGGTCAGCAGGGGTCAGATCATGAAGGAAGGACCTTATACCTATACTGAGGAATAGTGACATTATCAAATATTCAGAGGGAAAGGGACCTCTGAGATCCTTTGGCCTCACCTAATTTtgttgcagataagaaaactaaggcccagatTGCTTAATGATTTGACTAAGGGCACTTAGCTAGCAAGAAACATAACCTGCAGTCATTAATATGTTGGCCAAAACTTGTTAGCTCTCTCCTGATATTGACTCTTACAATCTGTATACTTTTTGGTCTGAATATTGTTGTAAAAAGGAAGCTTCTATTTAGGTTAATAAGGCGTGGCATGCTGCCACATGCAGGGCAGTGACTACGTGGGTGGGCACTGGGCTGTGTCCCAACACCAACCTGGAAGAAAGCAAGAGCTCtaacaatattttgtttttcttctggttGGCTTCTCAGCATTTAAGAGGCCAGAACACACAAGTCGCTGGTGATGACAGACCCTGTGTTGGACTCACAGCCAACCAACAGCACTGGGGAGATGGATGGACTGTGCCCTGAGCTATTGCTGATCCCTCCGCCTCTCTCTAACCGTGAAATCCTGGGGCCCATTCAGAGCCCCTGCCCTTCTGGGGACCCCACCCCTTTGCCTACTGATCCAGGCTGCCTGCTGGTAGAGGCCACAGCAACTGAAGAGGACCCAGGGAACATGGAGATCATTGTGGAAACAGTAGCTGGAACCTTGTCCCCAGGTGCTCCTGGAGAGACCCCAGGTACAAACACAGTTGCAAGCAGGCCAGTGGGACAAACCGCCCTGAGGTTCTGTCTGTGctatttttggttcttttgtaTAAATATGATGAGAACACAAGGTAGTATCCTATTTTTATACTTGGAGATGTTGTAATTTGGTTTGCAGTTGGTGCATGTTGACTGAAGGCTGGTGAAGTGGTGCACAACCTTGTACCAAGCTTTTGGCAGAGCCTGTCCCTGTGAGGGCTTCATGTCTGCTAGGCGCTAATCCAGAAAGGGAGACCTTTCTGACCCCTCTGCCCAATCCTGGCTTGTCCTTACTCTTAGGTCCTTGGGGATTCTTTCCTCCATATTAACCCTTCCACCAAGGAACTGCGACCAGGGATTAGGGAAAAGGCCTAACATGTCTCTACCACCCTGGGCTTGGCAGGGCTTTCCAGAGATAATCTGGTGTTTCCCTGCCCTAGTTTCTCACgtataacatattttattcatcCAAGGCATGCTGTTAAGAGTAGCAGTtgaggctgggtgcaatggcatgcgcctgtagtcccaactattgtggaggctgagatgggaagatctcttgaacctaggagtttgaggctgtagtatgCTATGTTCACGcctgtaaatagccactgcaccccagcctgggcaacatagtgagaccccgtctcttaaaaaaaaaaaaaaaaaaagtaggagttGAGCATTTGTATTTATCCTAGGAGGAAGACTCTCCCTTTGTTCATCCCATATTTATAACCTCTTATTTTTAGGAAACTTGTCTGTTTTTTAACTACCATCCTCCAGCTATAGTTGTCAGTACTTCCCTTGGCAGTGTAGTATAGTGATAAAGAATACCGGGAAAGATTAGCTAATTTGACTATGTAGTATTTCTAAATTTGTGTGTggtaaaaggaattttttttttaaaaaagagcctgGGAAAAACACTTGTAATATATAAGAAAGAGTtaataagatgaaaaagaaacagctttacttaaatgggaaaaagaaagctACATGCCTTtcactaaagaagaaataaaaatagttaatgaCCATATGGAAGGATGCTTAATCTCACTAAcaaatttcagttaaaaataactatgaggtgctatttttgtttctcaactttggcaaaattaaacatttttttataatgCCTAGTTTTGGTGAGGCCATAGGAAAACATTGTCTTAACAACTTATGGGAAATTAATATAATCTACATTTAGCTATGTAATGAATTTTACAGTATGTACActctgacccagtaattccactctaGGAAACGGTCCTATAGAAagactcacacacatacacaaagataCAGAGATAAGGATGTGTAgggcagctttatttgtaatggttggaaacagcccaaatgtctatcagtaagggcagaatttttttttttttcttgacagcCTACCATTAAAACAGcagaatttcattttgatttatccATGCTCTGAACTACCAtgatctggggaaaaaaaaaaaaaatgaagtagattTAAATGtactcataaataaaaatatctttaatatatagcaagtgagaaaaaaaaaggcCCGAAAGGATACACACCAAGCTATATGTGTGAGAGTGGGAATGGTTATTCTTTCTTTGTATACTTCTGTATTATTTGAATTGTTGCATCaaacttttaaacaaaaaaatgataaaaaggacCAGCAGAATAAATGTAGGACAAACGTGGGCTTGAGTCATGGCTCTACCACTAATAAGCAGGGTGGCCTTAACTGCATAGAATCCTAGGTCCCTCTTAAAAGGCCGTTGGAGGACCAAATGAGAGCATTTCTTAAGCTTTTCTTTATCAAGTTCCTGCccattgctttaaaaattgcAGCAATTATTATGGAGATGATTTGGCTGCTCTCAAAAAGGATGTTCTCCATTTTATGAATTCCTCTACAGAATTTGAAGGTAACACTTTGTCAGTTATATTGCAGATATTATTCCtagtttgtcattttcttattttggaagCTTCTAAATTTTATTTGGGCAAAACATGTTGCCTTTTCTTAATGCTTTCTGGATTtgattaatgtttatttattcatttaaaaaatacttactaAACACCTGTCTGTGCCAAGTGTTGTGTTTGCTGGATACTAGAAATCCAAGCACATGGGCCAGATAGACTATCCCTGACCTTATGGGGCTTACGGTGCAGGTGTAGAACCAGACCTTAAAAGTCCATCTGTACTCCATGAATATTAAAAGATTCACCTACATTTTCTGCTAGTAACTAACTCCTATGAGTCTTGTTCCATCTGATTCTATGCCTTTCTCTGTCGGTCCTCTGCCTGCAGGTGTCCTGGTAAAGGTGGTGGAGGTGTACTTCTGTGAGCGCTGTGAACAGAGCTTCGCAGAGCCCACTCTGCTGGCCCTGCACCAGTGCAGTGAGACCCATATACAACCAGTGCAGGGCCTCTCTAGCCCCTCGTGCTCTGTAGAGCTGCCCCCCAGCAACCTTAACCTCCCTGGCTCTCTGCAGGCCCAGAGCCCGCCAGATAGCCCCCTGCTATGCCCTGTGTGTAGACAGGAGTTTGCCCAACCCCAGGCCCTGAAGAGCCACTTCAAGATTCACCGGGGCACTCCCGACACCTTCTCCTGCCCAGAATCTGGCTGTGTGTTCTCTGCTGAAGATCGCAAGGGTCTGCAGCACCACCTGAGGCAGACCCACAGAGCAGTTCCTGTGCCCTGTTCTTTCCGCGGCTGCCCTTTGCTTTTCGGGAGCCAGCAGGGCATGGAGCTGCACCGGCAGGCCCATTACCCTTTCCACTGCAGCCATTGCAGCTTCATGGGCTCCAACGTCAAACTCTTCCGGCAGCATCAGTGGAGCCATGGGGCTGGGACACAGGAAGAACATTCTGCCCTTCAGGGCCTTTCATCTCAGGAGCTGCTGCCAGGTATGAGGCCAGGGGCCCAGCAGTCCCCCTCTTGGAATTCAGCCACAGTTGATCTTATGGCACAGGCAATTGTTTCCAGTGCCATAGGTGTGCATGAGTTCAAGGGAATCCAGATAATGGGTCAGGAGATGACATGGGAAGGCATCTAGAAACCTTGAACCAGTCAGAATATATGGGCAAAAGAGGAAGTCTTTGTCCGTAACAATGAGTGAAATTTAGCTTAGGCTACATACAGCCTGCAGTTAATCAATATTAACAAATCCATTTCAGAACTTgctgaaaaatgggcaaaagcaaAAATGCCCATCATTGGTTATAGCCACTGGTAGAATGCCCATAGATTCCCTTTTAGAGCAGCTGGGATTAAGAAATTGGGCAGGAGAagttggaattattttaaaaaggaaacttcaAGGGAGATGTTGTTTTACTGATTCTTACTCCtcttggtctcaaaaaaaaaagttcatgggGATGAATAGAGGAGCATATGGAAACAGCGAAAACAGGCCAGGAGAAACCAGGATTCTGATGAGAGAACTTGGCTTGCTAATACTCACTCATGCTTTAGTGCCTAAAGAGAAGACCTTTTTCCTGGAAACTAGTCATATGTCTTTGCTTTACTCAGGTAGCTGCCTCTGTTGGAGGATAGAAGGGATGGATTTGGGGGCGGGAAGGGGGGCACTAGAATACTTTAGAAATCAGGGTGTGTTCACACTCAGCCACCAGCCATTATCCCTGGGTACCTGATCCTTGGAATTATAGTCTACCCATTCTCTACTCTCAGTTCCCtgaccccaccctcatgacctcaaaGCTCTTAGAATTAAGGGTTCTGAAATGAGTGCTGAGGTTTGATTTACTTTAGACTGGAGTATTGCTGATAGATTACCTTCTCATCTTCCTGTCCCTGCCTTGAGtgagaataaatttatttctttaaaactcaaGATTCTCTCATGCTAAAAGTGGAGGAGGGTGATTCTTTCAGCCAGTAAATGGAGAAGGACAAGCATTCATTGCTGTCATTGGCTCCTGTAGACTTTATCAAGTTTCATATGTCTCCAGCTCCCAAACTGCCTCCAGGAGAGGGAGAACCTTCAGAGGAAGCAGGTACAGCCTTGCCTGGGCAGGAGTCAGCTGAAGAGGAGGAcgtagaggaagaagagaagagtgaGACCCAGAAGGACTCCCAGAAGGCCCTGGACAAAGGCCAAGGGGCTCAGCATTTGGAAGGTAACGTCGTCAGGCTTGAAGCTGTTGGTGGTGAGGAGTGGATTGTGGAGAGCCTGGCATTGAGGCTCTTGGATTTGTTTTCTGAACTTTGGTTCAGATCCTtccattgttcccattttacctTGACTCAGAAGTCAGGATCTAGTGGGAAAATGATAAATGGGTAAGTGGTAAAGACGCTAGTAACACAGGGTGGGGATAACTAGAGTTTGCTTTTCTGGGCTGATTTTCCACAGACAGAAAACTCTTTTGCAGAGGGTGATGTTCATAGTGTAAAGATGTCAGAAGTTATTGATGATTAGGAGTCTGTTTTGTCTGGCATTGAACCCCCTAAGATTTTTCTCTGAATCCTTGCTTCCTGTTTTTCAACtcagtaaaacatttaaaacacatcCCACAGGGGGCAAATTTATTGTCAGCTGAATTAGAAAGATCTGATTGTATTATTACCaactctttactttttattttatttatttatttatttttaaattttattttattttatttttagagacaaggtcttactctttcaccccagctggagtgcagtggcatgatcataactcactgcagcctcaaactcctgattctcctgcctcagcctcccgagtagctaggactacaggtgcgcatcactgtgcccagctattACCAACTCTTTATTATCTAGCACCATTGAGCCAGTGTTTGGAAATAAGAATACtttacttctttccttctgctcacTCTTTTTGGGGCAACTTTACTTTTAACCTTTTAACCTTCAGCCTTGCTGattcttcctcctgctccagtAGAACAAGGGCAGGAAGAATAATAATGCTACATCCTGATTGTTCTTTTGAGCAGCTGTAAACAAAGGCTCAAGAATAGCTGGTGGCCAGGTGAAGCACTTCAAACAGGCAAGGTCTGAGAAGTTCTTATAATGTTGCTTCTGTTAATACTTtaatttctcatcttttctttgaGACTACAATGTTTGAGACCCTATTACTTACTTTCCTGGAGAGAAAGGCTGCACTGTTTGTATCCAGGCAAATTGTGGTTCTTCCATTATCTGGCTAGCCCTGACCTGTTGAAGAATCTCACTCTCAACCCTCTGTATTCCTTCTCCCAGGGGATGTGGCTTCTGGTACTGAGTCCCTCTTCAAGACCCACATGTGTCCAGAGTGCAAACGCTGCTTTAAGAAGCGGACCCATCTGGTGGAGCACCTGCATCTCCACTTCCCAGACCCCAGCCTCCAGTGCCCCAACTGCCAGAAGTTCTTTACCAGTAAGAGCAAACTCAAGACCCATCTGCTGCGGGAGCTGGGTGAGAAGGCCCACCACTGCCCACTGTGCCACTACCGTGCAGTGGAAAGGAACGCACTCAACCGCCACATGGCCAGCATGCATGAGGATATTTCCAACTTCTACTCAGACACCTATGCCTGTCCTGTCTGCCGTGAGGAATTCCGCCTCAGCCAGGCCCTCAAGGAACACCTCAAGAGCCacacagcagcagctgcagcagaaCCATTACCCCTTCGCTGCTTTGAGGAGGGCTGCAGCTATGCAGCACCCGACCGCAAGGCCTTTATAAAGCACCTGAAGGAGACCCACGGAATGCGGGCTGTGGAGTGCCGCCATCACTCATGTCCCATGCTGTTTGCCACAGCTGAAGCCATGGAGGCCCACCACAAGAGCCACTATGCCTTCCACTGTCCCCACTGTGACTTCGCCTGCTCCAATAAGCATCTGTTCCGTAAACACAAGAAGCAGGGCCACCCTGGCAGTGAAGAGCTGCGCTGCACCTTCTGCCCCTTTGCCACCTTCAACCCAGTGGCCTATCAGGACCATGTAGGCAAGATGCATGCTCATGAAAAGATCCACCAGTGCCCTGAGTGCAACTTTGCCACTGCCCACAAGAGGGTGCTCATCCGACACATGCTGCTTCATACGGGTGAGATGGCTTCCATCTTTACAATAATGTAGTagtaatgatggtgatgataatggcTAATATGACCTTTAACTGTATTCTGGACACCACAGGAAGGGCCTTGCATACATTGTCACATTTGACCAAGAATTCCTAGAGAGAGATTCCAAGTTTACAAATGATCCttgaaggctgggcacagtggctcacacctgtcatcctagcactctagggaggccaaggtgggaggatcgcttgaggtcaggagttcgagaccagcctgagcaagagcaagaccccgtctatactaaaaaatagaaataaattatctggacaactaaaaatatatagaaaacattagctgggcatggtggcgcatgcctgtaatcccagctactctggaggctgaggcagaaggattgcttaagcccaggagtttgaggttactgtgagctaggctgatgctacagcactctagcctgggcaacagagcgagactctgtctccaaaaaaaaaaaaatccttgagtGTGTCATTCAGCCATTCAGCTAATAAAGTAGTTGAGCTGgcatttgaatccaggcagtttgattccagagcctgtgctctacCTACTATGCTGTTGTGTCTTGCCCTTAATCCCCTGTCAGGCTTGGGTGGGTCAACACTAAGTCTATCAGAGTGAAGAAACCTAGACCAGGACAAATACCTTCATTTGCAATTCAAGTTTTGGGATGTGCTGTGAGAGAAAGGGCAAAGGGACTGAGCCATCCATACACATCATGGCCTTCCATAGCTTGGACATTCATGACACTGGAACAAGATCATCTCCAGTGACCCAGAAGTTGCAGATGTTTCAACTCCAGCTCGTAATTGTTTACCAGCATTACTGATGCTTTAGGTGACAGCCAAATCAAGCTTCCTGCTATAGCATCATTCCATTTATGATCTCTCTATAAACATCAGTGGATTAttaggacattaaaaaaatttcatcaaaGACTCTGGTTTGGGAGAACAATTTTTAGGCAGCTTGGGGCAAACccattatttttcccattaaacagttcatttttatataatacatgCTTTAGTCACAAAATCTCATGTTTCTGAGGCCTTTCCTAAAGCCTTATATCTGTATAGTGCTTTATAGTTTACAGAGttttttcatatatgttatcTCGTATAAGGTGTAATAATATTGTAAGCAAGGCaggtaaagatgaaaaaaaggaCAAACTCTGAGAAGTTAAATTTAGACCTACTTtaaaatcacacagctggtgTTAGAACCAGAACCAAATACCATGTTGCTTGCCTTTCTTTCACCAcagggaaggaggctgggtgAGTGGGCAGGAAACCAGGGAGGGGTCCTGAAGGAACATAGCCCCCAGCCTCTCACAGCCAGATCTTGACTATCTACATGGATAGCTCAGTTTTGAGTTCTCACTGGGCACCACTGAGAACTTTGGGACACATCGTTTAATCTTCATAGCAGTCATGTGAGGTTAATATTTTTGTTGCCCTCTTTTTggagacaaggaaactgagactgtTCAAAGCCACATGAGTAGTGAGTTGGGATTTAAATCACTGCTTAATAGCTCTgtgatttctctgtgcctcagtgtcctcatcagtaaaatgggggtgataacaGCATCTGCCCCATAGGGATTCAGTGAGAGGAGATATTTttagaaagtgcctggcacatagcgaGCACTTTGTAAATGTTggctgtttatatttttattactgtgtTGGACTTCAGAGTCAGAGTTCTTAATTACTATGTTGCATagtctaatttctttttccttctgttccaGAACATGAAAGGAATAGGGCTAAGTGGAGCAGTTGGCTATTAGTTAGTGCCAACAAGCTATAAGACAAACCAGGGGGATTTTAAAGCTAGTTTTGAAAAGCTCAGTCTTTACTTTTTCCCCATCTTCATTGCTGTAGGATTTGGGGAGTAGTTGTCTGAGAGGGTTGTGAAGCAGCCTTGATTATTGTGAAGTCTTCAACGTCTCAGGCAGTACATGAAGCTTTTGCTCCTTCCTGGCATCAGGGTAAGCTTGCTGGAAGAAATGGTCTGTCCACTCAGTTGATCTGTGTCTGACCTGTGTTGTCTCCTCTCTCATCCTCACCCCCCATATAAGGTGAGAAACCTCACAAATGTGAGCTATGTGACTTCACGTGCCGAGATGTGAGCTACCTATCCAAGCACATGCTGACCCACTCCAACACCAAAGATTACATGTGCACTGAATGTGGCTATGTCACCAAATGGAAACACTACCTCCGTGTGCACATGCGAAAACATGCAGGGGACCTCAGGTATGAGCACACATGTGCCTCCATCCCTATCCCAAGGACCTTATGCCAAGTTAGCCTCCTCTTGGATTCATCTTCTGGCCCCATTGCTTTTTCCAGTCCCTGGAATGGAAGTGTCTCCTGACACCTTTCTCTGCTCCCACCATCTCAGCTATTGCCTAAGTCCTCAGAGTTTGGCCCTGGGAAATTGGATAGATTTTACACTTATGGCACCAATCTTGGCCACTTCCAAATCCAGGCAGGTTCTCTGACCTCTGGGCACAGCTGGCTAGAAGAGTTCTTTGTAGCTTTCATGCCTCAGTGGGAGATTGGGAATGAGGCACAGAAACCTGCCCTGTGGAGCTGTAGCCATGTCATCTCCTTAAAGTCGAGGGTGTGTTGTGCTGATACATAATAACTTTCTTCTAGGAAGCAGTATAGAGTAAGGCTTAGAACACAGGTCCTGGCTGTCTCTGCCCCTCACTTCCTTTGTAACTAACCTCAAGCAAGTTATTAATGTCTGTTActtagtttcctcacttgtaatcCTCACTTGTAAACTAGATACCTGTTTCAtggggcagcagtccccaacctttttggcaccagggaccagtttggaagacaatttttttttatttcagcatattgtgggggtacaaaagtttaggttatgtatattgcccttgccccccgcctccccaccccggaagacaattttttttatggATGAGGGGTAGGGGATGGTTTCAGGTTGATTCAagtacagtcaaacctctctgctaatgataatctgtacttgcagctgctccccagcgctagtatcactgcctcagctccacctcagatcatcaggcattagattctcctagggagtgcacaacctagatccctcacgtgcgcagtttacagtaggcttCCCGCTCctaggagaatctaatgccactgccgctgatctgacgggaggcaGAGTTTGTGTGGTGATACGAGTgatgggaagtggctgtaaatacagatgaaccttTGCCCACTGCTCACGTCccgctgtgtggcccggttcctaataGTCCATGGACCAGCGACTGGGGACCACAGTCATAGGGTAGTGGTAAGGAGGGTTAAATCAGATGGTGCGTGTATAATACTGAGTGTAGAGCCTGGCCCATAGTAAGTATTTAGTGACTCTTGAGTTGTTATGATGTTTTATTATTGTGATTGCCTCCCCGTTTTGCTCCTTGCCAGATACCAGTGCAACCAGTGCTCCTATCGCTGCCACCGGGCGGATCAGCTGAGCAGCCACAAGCTGCGGCACCAGGGCAAGTCTCTGATGTGTGAGGTGTGTGCCTTCGCCTGCAAGCGAAAGTATGAGCTGCAGAAGCACATGGCTTCCCAGCACCACCCTGGCACAGCAACCCCACTTTACCCCTGCCACTACTGCAGCTATCAGAGCCGCCACAAGCAGGCCCTGTTGAGCCATGAGAACTGCAAGCATACCCGCCTCCGTGAGTTCCATTGTGCCCTCTGTGACTACCGCACCTTCAGCAATACCACCCTCTTGTTCCATAAGCGCAAGGCCCATGGCTATGTGCCTGGGGACCAGGTCTGGCAGCTCCGCTATGCCAACCAGGAGCCAGAGGGGGTCAGGCAGTGCCCCACACCCCCACCGGACTCAGAGCCCTCAAGCCAGCTGTCTGCCCAGCCTGAGGGGCCAGGCCATGATCCTGGGACTATAATAGACTCCAGCTTGGACCAGTCCCTGCCAGAGACAACTGAGGAGGTCAGCACTGAGAAACAGGATGGCAGTGAGGCTCCCCATGGGGATGACCTGGTTGGCAACCCCAGCCCAGCGGAGGTAGAGGAGGGCAGCTGCACTCTACATCTAGAGGCCCTGGGAGTAGAGCTGGAACCTGTGGCTGAGCCACCTCTTGAGGAAATCACTGAAACAGCCCCTGTAGAATTCAGGCCCCTGGATTCCTCAGAGCCCCTGGGACTGGAAGGACCAGAGCTGTCCAGCTTTGAAAGTGTTGGGACTTCAGGCTTGGGTGCTGAAGAAAATCCCATTCTGGAGAAGCCAATCTCTGAGCCCCCTAGAAATCCTCCGACCTCAGAGGAGGCCTCTAATAGCTGGGTGGGAACGTTCAAGGCAACTCCACCTGCTGAGACAGCACCCTTGCCCCCATTCCCTGAGTCAGAGTCATTACTCAAGGCCCTAAGGAGGCAGGACAAAGAACAAGCAGAGGCATTGGTGCTGGAGGGGAGGGTGCAGATGGTAGTGATCCAGGGAGAGGGGCGAGCTTTCCGTTGCCCACACTGCCCCTTTATCACTCGCCGGGAGAAGGCTCTGAATCTGCACTCCAGGACTGGGTGTCAGGGCCGCCGAGAGCCCCTGCTGTGTCCCGAGTGTGGGGCTCGCTTCAAGCAACAACGTGGCCTCAGCACTCATCTGCTAAAGAAGTGCCCTGTTCTGCTCAGAAAGAGCAAGGGCTTGCCCAGGCCAGATTCTCCCATCCCACTGCGTCCTCTGCTCCCAGGTGCCCAGGCCTCAGAGGACACAGAAAGCAGAAAGCCCCCCCCTACACCACTAGAAGTAGAGCTACTGCTTCCAAAAGATGCCCCTTTGGAGCTTCCCAGGGAGCCAGAAGAAATAGAGGAGCCTCTTGTCACACTCTCTAGCTCCCCAGTCCCTCCTACAGGAAACCCCTCACCCACAGAGACCCCTGAAAAGTACCACTTTGAGCAGGGCAAGTTTCACTGCAACTCATGCACGTTCCTTTGTTCTCGGCTCTCCTCTATTACCTCCCACGTAGCTGAAGGCTGCCGGCGGGGGCATGGTGGGGGAGGAAAGCGAGGGGCCTCCCAGACCCAACCTGTTGTGTCCTCCTTGAGCAATAGAGACTCCGCTCCCCTGAGCAATGGGAGTACAGAGTCCAGCCCTAGTGATGGGGACACAGTTGTAGTTCAAAAGCAGAAGGGAGCTCGCTTCTCCTGCCCGACATGTCCCTT
The nucleotide sequence above comes from Eulemur rufifrons isolate Redbay chromosome 1, OSU_ERuf_1, whole genome shotgun sequence. Encoded proteins:
- the ZNF142 gene encoding zinc finger protein 142 isoform X3, with the translated sequence MTDPVLDSQPTNSTGEMDGLCPELLLIPPPLSNREILGPIQSPCPSGDPTPLPTDPGCLLVEATATEEDPGNMEIIVETVAGTLSPGAPGETPAPKLPPGEGEPSEEAGTALPGQESAEEEDVEEEEKSETQKDSQKALDKGQGAQHLEGDVASGTESLFKTHMCPECKRCFKKRTHLVEHLHLHFPDPSLQCPNCQKFFTSKSKLKTHLLRELGEKAHHCPLCHYRAVERNALNRHMASMHEDISNFYSDTYACPVCREEFRLSQALKEHLKSHTAAAAAEPLPLRCFEEGCSYAAPDRKAFIKHLKETHGMRAVECRHHSCPMLFATAEAMEAHHKSHYAFHCPHCDFACSNKHLFRKHKKQGHPGSEELRCTFCPFATFNPVAYQDHVGKMHAHEKIHQCPECNFATAHKRVLIRHMLLHTGEKPHKCELCDFTCRDVSYLSKHMLTHSNTKDYMCTECGYVTKWKHYLRVHMRKHAGDLRYQCNQCSYRCHRADQLSSHKLRHQGKSLMCEVCAFACKRKYELQKHMASQHHPGTATPLYPCHYCSYQSRHKQALLSHENCKHTRLREFHCALCDYRTFSNTTLLFHKRKAHGYVPGDQVWQLRYANQEPEGVRQCPTPPPDSEPSSQLSAQPEGPGHDPGTIIDSSLDQSLPETTEEVSTEKQDGSEAPHGDDLVGNPSPAEVEEGSCTLHLEALGVELEPVAEPPLEEITETAPVEFRPLDSSEPLGLEGPELSSFESVGTSGLGAEENPILEKPISEPPRNPPTSEEASNSWVGTFKATPPAETAPLPPFPESESLLKALRRQDKEQAEALVLEGRVQMVVIQGEGRAFRCPHCPFITRREKALNLHSRTGCQGRREPLLCPECGARFKQQRGLSTHLLKKCPVLLRKSKGLPRPDSPIPLRPLLPGAQASEDTESRKPPPTPLEVELLLPKDAPLELPREPEEIEEPLVTLSSSPVPPTGNPSPTETPEKYHFEQGKFHCNSCTFLCSRLSSITSHVAEGCRRGHGGGGKRGASQTQPVVSSLSNRDSAPLSNGSTESSPSDGDTVVVQKQKGARFSCPTCPFSCQQERALRTHQTRGCPLEDSGELHCGLCPFTAPAAAALRLHQKRKHPTAASARGPRPPLQCGDCGFTCKQSRCMQQHRRLKHEGVKPHQCPFCDFSTTRRYRLEAHQSRHTGVGRIPCSSCPQTFGTNSKLRLHRLRVHDKTPTHFCPLCDYSGYLRHDITRHVNSCHQGTPAFACSQCEAQFSSETALKQHALRRHPEPAHPAPGSPAEATEGPLHCSRCGLLCPSPASLRGHTRKQHPRLECGACQETFPSRPALDEHRRQQHFSHRCQLCDFAARERVGLVKHYLEQHEETSAVAAASDGDGDASQPPLRCPFCDFACRHQLVLDHHVKGHGGTRLYKCTDCAYSTKNRQKITWHSRIHTGEKPYHCHLCPYACADPSRLKYHMRIHKEERKYLCPECGYKCKWVNQLKYHMTKHTGLKPYQCPECEYCTNRADALRVHQETRHREARAFMCEQCGKAFKTRFLLRTHLRKHSEAKPYVCNVCHRAFRWAAGLRHHALTHTDRHPFFCRLCSYKAKQKFQVVKHVRRHHPDQADPNQGVGKDPTTPTVHLHDVQLEDPSPPVPAALPTGPEG